From a single Lolium rigidum isolate FL_2022 chromosome 7, APGP_CSIRO_Lrig_0.1, whole genome shotgun sequence genomic region:
- the LOC124674102 gene encoding abscisic acid receptor PYL4-like encodes MPTPYSAAALKPSVQHRLASGASSAAAHRCGEHDATVPAEVARHHEHLAATSLGGRRCCCSAVVQRVAAPAADVWSVVRRFDQPQAYKSFVRSCAVLDGDGGVGTLREVRVVSGLPAASSRERLEILDDERHVLSFSVVGGEHRLRNYRSVTTVHPGVSETLVVESYVVDVPPGNTPDDTRVFVDTIVKCNLQSLARTAEKLAGAGGRVACSQ; translated from the coding sequence ATGCCGACGCCGTACAGCGCGGCGGCGCTGAAGCCGAGCGTGCAGCACCGGCTGGCTTCCGGCGCGTCGTCCGCGGCGGCGCACCGGTGCGGCGAGCACGACGCGACGGTGCCGGCGGAGGTGGCGCGGCACCACGAGCACCTGGCGGCGACGAGCTTGGGCGGGCGGCGGTGCTGCTGCTCGGCGGTGGTGCAGCGCGTGGCGGCGCCAGCCGCCGACGTGTGGTCGGTGGTGCGGCGCTTCGACCAGCCGCAGGCGTACAAGAGCTTCGTGCGCAGCTGCGCGGTGctggacggcgacggcggcgtgggcACGCTGCGCGAGGTGCGCGTGGTCTCCGGCCTGCCCGCCGCGTCCAGCCGCGAGCGGCTGGAGATCCTGGACGACGAGCGGCACGTGCTGAGCTTCAGCGTGGTGGGCGGCGAGCACCGGCTGCGCAACTACCGGTCGGTCACCACCGTGCACCCGGGCGTGTCCGAGACGCTGGTGGTGGAGAGCTACGTGGTGGACGTGCCGCCGGGCAACACCCCCGACGACACCCGCGTCttcgtcgacaccatcgtcaAGTGCAACCTGCAGTCCCTCGCCCGCACCGCCGAGAAGCTCGCCGGTGCCGGCGGGCGGGTGGCGTGCTCGCAGTGA
- the LOC124673202 gene encoding SNF2 domain-containing protein CLASSY 1-like — protein sequence MAKEPRDRPTHPIDETPFEALYDGSWHGVKCIRVRDGGLFVKFVYSGSTVEHNVSGDHLRMRSRKATCFDCLHVLKPGVSVSVLSPNALQILPCHDDARLVAIKRNHNADQCLCMFGVMLYKNQCPGNTEKGKMITDSKEEVMTLRNIFLLQKLQPKELLEESIQWSCTVDCLSHNRSKLLSGRFSSEIAHLIVLSTLRGMEFSIKLVEGKIIYRIIKGDKARYSLDSMTVPPGFGNSMDIISFQPHDETLRPITKNVPLTHPKKDNLTEDTSFVLNTELAIPLEYMRLDGLIDAFCANKHNPITVKTELDVLSDVFSYEQLDMRRSKRLKTQPERFISYDAPNFDRDKWKRRGASSTKHDKLQRASYQDLSVKVESSLEEVPVNITPNQAAAGAFVTKEDSSSTKRQRMSTRTPVKEKSISEEAKAKSTTQEIASYRYSSVEVDSSCEEVPANITPHQAGACTFLVKEKPSSTKEQYKSTRRTPVKKNPNSDVVKEKSTIQETALDSPIPRTPVKNKEKNHRPPMSFQRNSFTLSCSLNGNSEPAFCQKSGRKRKERMSEREYKQMINQCIGNIQSEMERDFEFPLDVPVMNYHQGAYQEEDFTWPPSADSPDEKDELDDLDDLWKEMDYSLTTVALLEQNQGPDSEAVHESTAGLGKNGEIPCHHDCILDEEHGLVCRLCNVVCTEAKDIFPEMVNGNDYNKKRPGCSNFYHDEHVLDPSLFAILGPELSELRGSVNLWSLIPDLEPKLLPHQRKAFEFIWKNLAGSLQLEEMNNPTASTGGCVVAHTPGSGKTLLLISFLVSYLKVHPRSRPLVLTPKSAIHTWRREFEKWGISLPLHVLHHADRSGKPMGDIDPRLQAMLSNFRQSSWKNMRLVDCMDKLCKWHESPSILLMTYSSFLGMTREDTRMSQRAFMAQVLINNPGLLILDEGHNPRSNKSKLRRVLMKVKTEYRILLSGTIFQNNFEEYFNTLSLARPRFVNDVMTALVPERKKETSSRRAKHIEAVTRRIFVERVGQKMESSDNWDRVDGINLLNELTCGFIDSFEGSKLSSLPGIHAYTLFMKPTDIQKEILSKITMATSCGGRYLLEVEHLITICSIHPWLMKNTKCASSYFTPAEIDKVDKYKRDLAAGCKAKFVIDLLHKSSYRGERVLIFCHNVSPINFLVKLIERVFGWRLGEEVLVLQGNQELPVRSDIMDKFNGDIEGKRKVLIASTTACAEGISLTGASRLVMLDSEWNHSKTRQAIARAFRPGQQRTVYVYLLVASGTWEEEKYSSNRRKAWVAKMVFHGRYFVDPLQNAVTAIDDSVLKELADEDKTKTFHKIVKQD from the exons ATGGCCAAGGAACCTAGAGACCGCCCTACCCATCCGATCGATGAAACTC CATTTGAGGCACTTTATGATGGCTCATGGCATGGAGTTAAGTGTATAAGGGTCAGGGATGGCGGTCTCTTCGTTAAGTTCGTCTACTCTGGATCCACAGTGGAGCATAATGTTAGCGGGGATCATCTGCGCATGCGATCCAGAAAGGCGACATGCTTCGATTGCTTGCATGTTCTCAAGCCAGGTGTTAGTGTCTCTGTACTATCACCCAATGCCCTCCAA ATATTACCGTGTCATGATGATGCAAGGCTCGTCGCAATCAAGAGAAATCATAATGCAGATCAGTGTCTATGCATGTTTGGTGTTATGCTCTACAAGAATCAATGTCCTGGCAACACTGAAAAGGGAAAAATGATAACTGATAGTAAAGAGGAGGTTATGACCCTAAGAAATATCTTCCTCTTGCAAAAACTCCAGCCGAAGGAGCTCCTGGAGGAAAGCATACAATGGAGTTGTACGGTGGACTGCCTCTCTCACAATAGAAGCAAGCTCTTAAGTGGTAGGTTCTCTTCAGAAATTGCACATCTCATAGTACTGTCTACTCTGAGGGGAATGGAGTTCAGCATCAAGCTGGTAGAGGGTAAGATCATTTATCGTATCATCAAAGGAGACAAAGCACGATACAGTCTCGATTCCATGACCGTCCCTCCAGGATTTGGCAACAGCATGGATATAATTTCATTCCAACCGCATGATGAGACTTTACGCCCAATTACCAAAAATGTCCCTCTCACTCATCCAAAGAAGGACAATCTCACAGAAGACACGAGTTTTGTTTTGAATACTGAATTGGCTATTCCATTAGAATACATGAGATTGGATGGTCTAATCGATGCTTTCTGTGCAAACAAGCACAATCCAATCACTGTGAAGACTGAATTGGATGTTCTATCTGATGTTTTCTCGTATGAGCAACTGGACATGAGGCGCTCAAAGCGTCTCAAAACTCAACCGGAGCGCTTTATCAGTTATGATGCACCTAACTTCGATCGTGACAAGTGGAAGAGGCGTGGTGCATCATCCACCAAGCATGATAAACTTCAAAGAGCTTCATATCAAGATTTATCAGTTAAAGTAGAATCAAGCTTGGAAGAGGTCCCAGTGAACATCACACCAAACCAAGCAGCTGCAGGTGCTTTCGTGACCAAGGAAGACTCAAGCTCCACAAAAAGGCAGCGTATGAGCACAAGAACTCCTGTGAAGGAAAAATCCATCTCTGAGGAAGCGAAGGCGAAGAGCACAACTCAAGAAATAGCTTCGTATCGATATTCATCAGTTGAAGTAGATTCAAGCTGTGAAGAGGTCCCAGCAAACATCACACCGCACCAAGCAGGTGCATGCACTTTTCTGGTCAAGGAAAAACCAAGCTCCACAAAAGAGCAGTATAAGAGCACAAGGAGAACTCCTGTGAAGAAAAACCCCAACTCTGATGTAGTTAAGGAGAAGAGTACAATTCAAGAAACAGCTTTAGATTCTCCTATTCCTCGGACACCTGTAAAGAATAAGGAGAAGAATCATCGCCCGCCTATGTCATTTCAACGGAACTCATTTACTTTATCATGCAGCCTAAATGGCAATTCTGAGCCAGCATTCTGTCAGAAAAGTGGTAGGAAAAGAAAGGAACGCATGTCTGAAAGAGAATACAAGCAAATGATAAACCAATGCATAGGAAACATCCAGAGTGAAATGGAGAGGGACTTTGAGTTCCCTCTTGATGTCCCTGTGATGAATTACCATCAGGGTGCTTACCAAGAAGAGGATTTTACGTGGCCACCTTCTGCTGATAGTCCAGATGAGAAGGATGAgcttgatgatcttgatgatcttTGGAAAGAAATGGACTACTCATTGACCACAGTAGCACTTCTTGAGCAAAATCAG GGCCCAGATTCAGAAGCAGTTCATGAGAGCACTGCTGGTTTAGGAAAaaacggagaaataccatgtcatCATGACTGCATACTGGATGAGGAGCATGGACTGGTGTGCAGATTATGCAATGTTGTATGTACTGAGGCAAAGGATATATTTCCAGAAATG GTCAATGGTAATGACTATAATAAGAAGAGACCTGGATGCAGTAATTTTTACCATGATGAGCATGTACTTGATCCTTCTCTTTTTGCAATCCTGGGACCAGAGCTTTCGGAATTGAGGGGCTCTGTGAACTTGTGGAGTTTAATACCCGATCTCGAGCCTAAACTGCTTCCTCATCAAAGGAAGGCGTTCGAGTTTATTTGGAAAAACTTGGCGGGATCATTGCAACTTGAGGAAATGAATAATCCGACAGCCAGTACAGGTGGCTGTGTGGTTGCACATACTCCTGGATCCGGGAAAACACTGCTGCTGATCTCATTTCTTGTCAGTTACTTGAAGGTTCACCCGAGAAGCCGGCCGTTAGTTCTTACTCCAAAATCTGCTATCcacacatggaggagagaattcgAGAAATGGGGTATTTCACTTCCTCTGCATGTGCTTCACCATGCTGACAGAAGTGGCAAGCCAATGGGGGATATTGATCCTAGGCTGCAGGCAATGTTAAGCAATTTTCGCCAGTCGTCCTGGAAAAATATGCGACTTGTGGATTGTATGGACAAGTTATGCAAGTGGCACGAGAGTCCAAGTATTCTCCTCATGACGTACTCGTCGTTCTTAGGGATGACGAGAGAAGACACAAGAATGTCGCAGCGAGCATTCATGGCACAAGTCCTGATCAACAACCCTGGGCTGTTGATCCTCGACGAGGGACACAACCCCAGGAGCAACAAATCGAAGTTGAGGCGGGTGCTTATGAAGGTGAAAACTGAGTATAGAATCCTCCTGTCTGGTACAATCTTCCAGAATAATTTTGAAGAGTATTTCAACACCCTATCTTTGGCCAGACCTCGGTTTGTCAATGATGTCATGACTGCACTTGTCCCAGAAAGGAAGAAGGAAACCAGCAGCAGGAGAGCTAAACATATAGAAGCAGTGACAAGGCGCATTTTTGTGGAAAGAGTTGGGCAAAAGATGGAGTCTAGCGACAATTGGGACCGGGTAGATGGCATCAATTTGTTAAACGAGCTTACATGTGGATTCATCGATTCTTTCGAAGGGTCAAAGCTAAGCAGCCTTCCAGGGATACATGCATATACCCTTTTCATGAAACCCACTGACATCCAAAAGGAGATACTTTCGAAAATAACGATGGCTACGTCATGTGGTGGCCGTTACCTTCTTGAGGTTGAGCATCTCATCACAATTTGCTCTATCCATCCATGGCTTATGAAAAACACCAAATGTGCTAGCAGTTACTTCACTCCAGCAGAAATAGATAAAGTTGACAAGTACAAGAGGGACTTGGCAGCTGGTTGCAAGGCCAAGTTTGTCATCGATCTGCTGCACAAGTCCTCCTACAGGGGGGAGAGGGTGCTGATATTCTGCCACAATGTGTCCCCGATAAACTTCTTGGTCAAGTTGATCGAGCGTGTCTTCGGATGGCGCCTCGGGGAGGAAGTCCTCGTGCTTCAAGGTAACCAGGAGCTTCCTGTCCGTTCCGACATCATGGATAAATTCAATGGTGACATTGAAGGAAAGAGGAAGGTGCTTATTGCTTCGACAACAGCCTGTGCCGAGGGTATCAGCTTGACAGGTGCATCAAGGTTGGTCATGCTGGATTCAGAGTGGAACCACTCCAAGACCAGGCAGGCGATAGCGCGGGCGTTCAGGCCTGGCCAGCAGAGAACCGTGTATGTCTACCTTCTCGTGGCATCTGGTACATGGGAGGAGGAGAAGTACAGCAGCAACCGGAGAAAAGCTTGGGTAGCGAAAATGGTCTTCCATGGACGCTATTTCGTTGATCCGTTGCAGAACGCCGTGACTGCTATTGATGACAGTGTTCTCAAGGAACTTGCGGATGAAGACAAGACCAAAACTTTCCATAAGATAGTTAAGCAGGACTGA